Proteins from a genomic interval of Phenylobacterium sp. LH3H17:
- a CDS encoding site-specific DNA-methyltransferase, which translates to MGVSPDSIIHGDCIAELKKLPEKSVDLVFADPPYNLQLGGDLLRPDNSKVDAVDDHWDQFASFEAYDTFTKAWLTECRRVLKDDGALWVIGSYHNIFRVGATLQDLGFWLLNDIVWRKANPMPNFKGTRFTNAHETLIWAAKGRGSRRYTFNYDAMKMANDDIQMRSDWTFPLCTGEERLKDEHGVKAHPTQKPEALLHRVILASTKPGDIILDPFFGTGTTGAAARRLGRKFIGLEQDEKYVKLARERIARVIPMAPGDLEVTGSKKSEPRVPFGQVLEAGLLSPGDTLYCPKGERVARVRADGSLVIGDLSGSIHKVGAMVQSAPACNGWTYWHFKSDKGLAPIDVLRSKIRSAMPAA; encoded by the coding sequence ATGGGCGTATCCCCCGACAGCATCATCCACGGCGACTGCATCGCGGAGCTGAAGAAGCTGCCCGAGAAGTCGGTCGACCTGGTGTTCGCCGACCCGCCCTACAACCTCCAGCTCGGCGGCGACCTGCTGCGCCCGGACAACTCCAAGGTCGACGCGGTCGACGACCACTGGGACCAGTTCGCCAGCTTCGAGGCCTACGACACCTTCACCAAGGCCTGGCTGACCGAGTGCCGCCGGGTGCTGAAGGACGACGGCGCGCTGTGGGTGATCGGCAGCTACCACAACATCTTCCGGGTCGGCGCGACCCTGCAGGACCTGGGCTTCTGGCTGCTGAACGACATCGTCTGGCGCAAGGCCAACCCGATGCCGAACTTCAAGGGCACCCGCTTCACCAATGCGCACGAGACCCTGATCTGGGCCGCCAAGGGCCGCGGCTCGCGCCGCTATACCTTCAATTACGACGCCATGAAGATGGCCAATGACGACATCCAGATGCGCTCGGACTGGACCTTCCCGCTGTGCACCGGCGAGGAGCGGCTGAAGGACGAGCACGGGGTCAAGGCCCACCCGACCCAGAAGCCCGAGGCCCTGCTGCATCGGGTGATCCTCGCCTCCACCAAGCCGGGCGACATCATTCTCGACCCGTTCTTCGGCACCGGCACCACCGGCGCCGCGGCCCGGCGCCTGGGTCGCAAGTTCATCGGCCTGGAGCAGGACGAGAAGTACGTGAAGCTCGCCCGCGAACGGATCGCGCGCGTCATTCCCATGGCCCCCGGCGACCTGGAGGTCACCGGCTCCAAGAAGTCTGAGCCCCGCGTGCCCTTCGGCCAGGTGCTGGAGGCGGGGCTGCTCAGCCCCGGCGACACCCTCTACTGCCCCAAGGGCGAACGCGTCGCCCGCGTGCGCGCCGACGGCAGCCTGGTGATCGGCGACCTATCCGGCTCGATCCACAAGGTCGGCGCCATGGTGCAGTCG
- a CDS encoding ribonuclease HII — MPDMLLEMACPGPVCGVDEAGRGPWAGPVSAGAVILDPARVPAGLDDSKKLTAKAREALEIEIKQHAIAWGVGFASVEEIAQLNILHASGLAMCRAIEALSVTPVYALVDGNYHFKLPCEVKTVVKGDAISCSIAAASILAKVARDRLMVEMDNLYPGYGFAGHKGYHAHVHVEALRTLGPCEIHRRGWEPVRLALIGRGELAVD; from the coding sequence ATGCCGGACATGCTGCTGGAAATGGCCTGTCCGGGCCCAGTCTGCGGCGTCGATGAGGCGGGCCGCGGGCCCTGGGCCGGGCCGGTCTCGGCCGGCGCGGTGATCCTCGATCCGGCGCGAGTGCCCGCCGGCCTGGACGATTCCAAGAAGCTCACCGCCAAGGCCCGCGAGGCCCTGGAGATCGAGATCAAGCAGCACGCCATCGCCTGGGGCGTCGGCTTCGCCTCGGTGGAGGAGATTGCGCAGCTCAATATCCTGCACGCCTCCGGCCTGGCCATGTGCCGCGCCATCGAGGCGCTCAGCGTGACCCCGGTCTACGCCCTGGTGGACGGCAACTACCACTTCAAGCTGCCCTGCGAGGTGAAGACCGTGGTCAAGGGCGACGCCATCAGCTGCTCCATCGCCGCGGCTTCGATTCTCGCCAAGGTCGCCCGCGACCGGCTGATGGTGGAGATGGACAATCTATATCCAGGATATGGTTTTGCCGGCCACAAAGGGTATCACGCCCATGTCCATGTGGAGGCCCTGCGCACCCTGGGACCCTGCGAAATCCACCGGCGGGGTTGGGAACCGGTGCGGCTGGCGCTGATCGGGCGCGGCGAACTGGCTGTCGATTGA